A single window of Ovis aries strain OAR_USU_Benz2616 breed Rambouillet chromosome 24, ARS-UI_Ramb_v3.0, whole genome shotgun sequence DNA harbors:
- the LYRM1 gene encoding LYR motif-containing protein 1: MTMATRQEVLGLYRRIFRLARKWQAASGQMEDTIKEKQYILNEARTLFQKNKNLTDTDLIKQCIDECTARIEIGLHYQIPYPRPIHLPPMGLTPLRGRGLRSQEKLRKFSKPIYLKSHDEVS; this comes from the exons ATGACAATGGCAACACGACAAGAAGTTCTTGGCCTCTACCGCAGAATTTTCAGGCTTGCGAGGAAATGGCAGGCTGCATCAGGGCAGATGGAAGACaccattaaagaaaaacagtacaTATTAAATGAAGCCAGAACGCtgttccaaaaaaacaaaaat CTCACAGACACAGACCTGATTAAACAGTGTATAGATGAATGCACAGCCAGGATTGAAATTGGACTACATTACCAGATTCCTTATCCAAGGCCA ATTCATCTGCCTCCGATGGGCCTTACCCCACTACGAGGCCGGGGACTTCGAAGCCAGGAGAAACTGAGGAAATTTTCCAAACCAATATATCTCAAATCTCACGATGAAGTTTCCTAA